A genomic stretch from Deltaproteobacteria bacterium includes:
- a CDS encoding outer membrane lipoprotein-sorting protein: MNFYPNAKLAIVFAVMAASLTPAGALADAAKAGLEIAKKNDLANQGFGSEASVMEMKLINAHGDVTTRRMKSEVLEGSGEGDKSVVIFQWPADVKGTKMLTHSKKSADDQQWLFLPAIKRVKRISSRNKSGSFMGSEFSYEDLGSQEVEKFTYELLGEMKFEGRDVWHMKRIPTDKRSGYSKQIVWVDKGYNAPVKLEYYDRKGELLKTASFKEFKQYGKFWRVGQINMVNAQTRKQSVITWSERTVGSEVDSENFDSDNLAD, encoded by the coding sequence GTGAATTTTTATCCAAACGCAAAACTTGCCATTGTTTTCGCAGTGATGGCTGCTTCGCTCACTCCGGCTGGGGCACTTGCCGATGCAGCCAAAGCTGGCCTCGAGATTGCGAAAAAAAATGACCTCGCGAATCAAGGCTTTGGGTCGGAAGCGTCGGTTATGGAAATGAAACTCATCAACGCGCACGGCGACGTTACAACCCGGCGCATGAAAAGCGAAGTCCTTGAAGGTTCCGGCGAAGGCGACAAGTCGGTCGTGATTTTTCAATGGCCAGCAGACGTCAAGGGCACAAAGATGCTCACGCACTCCAAGAAATCAGCCGACGACCAACAGTGGCTCTTCCTCCCCGCTATCAAACGCGTCAAGCGCATCAGCTCTCGAAATAAGTCTGGTTCTTTCATGGGCAGCGAATTCTCCTACGAGGATTTAGGAAGCCAGGAAGTCGAAAAATTCACCTACGAGTTACTGGGTGAAATGAAATTTGAAGGCCGTGATGTTTGGCATATGAAGCGTATTCCAACCGACAAACGTAGCGGATACAGCAAACAGATTGTCTGGGTTGATAAAGGATACAACGCTCCTGTAAAGCTCGAGTATTACGACCGTAAAGGTGAGCTGCTCAAAACCGCGAGTTTCAAGGAGTTCAAGCAGTACGGTAAATTTTGGCGCGTTGGTCAAATCAACATGGTCAACGCCCAGACCCGAAAGCAGTCAGTCATTACTTGGAGCGAACGAACTGTTGGCAGCGAAGTAGATTCAGAAAACTTCGACAGCGATAACCTGGCCGATTGA